The DNA segment cccaCTCAGAGTCCGTGTCTCGCTCCCGAGTCGTCGTTAGGACAGTGTCCAAATGTCtctattattttgtccactCTTTAAAATAAGAGTCTCGTATCAGCTGCTATGAAAGGGGGAAGTTCAGGTTCAAAGTCTCaaagttgttttgtgtgttttcaggtggcGAGTTGTTCTGTAAGGTCACCAGGGAGCTCGTGGCGGGCGGAGGCCTCCTGGCGTCCctgtctcctccccccccctcctcccctcccctggcCCGGCCCTCTCCTCCGCTCGGCCTCATCACCCAGAGTCAAGCGGTGGTGAAGGAGGAGCCAATGTACCCGGCGGCGCTGCGCTCCGAGATTCAGCTCCTCCCACAGCAAGCCGGCATGGCCGCCATCTTGGCTACTGCCATTGTTAATAGTGAGTATTGTATATAAGGCATGAAAACCCTGAAGAATAAAGTATATATCAATTTCTTGTTTGTACAATAAAATCATCCTGTGTTTTTACGTCGTTTCTGTTATCGATTCGAGTTTGATGGATTTTCAAATGATCCCTTTTCTTTACAGTGGAGTCAAAgctgaagagtttaaaacatgacacatccacatccacagcAGTTTACCCTCTTCTCAGCTGTTCTTCATCCGATCACTGCAGTTTAAACTGGGGGCCGGCTCTTCACTGGGATCTACTGTAATTTGCCACTTGTCTGAAAGCTGTAATGTTTTCTTCGGCCACAAGATGACACTGCAGCTCTTTGAGTATTTTCCCACAAgcctctgctgcttcctgtcgGCCACGTCCTGTGTTTCAACGCAAACATGATCACGTTACATGTTCACACATTCCTGCGTCTGGTTACACttcaaataatattaatgaGAAGATCTTTGATAAACTGTTGTTCACGTGGACTTTGTGgcctgttgccatggatacAGCAGTGGcttgtggatgtgtttgtgacGAACATAAATTGTttgatatataaacacattaacaccAATTTGCACGATttaataaatatcagttctgTCAACATGGCTGATTTACACAAAATTCTatttcacaatattaaagaacgCAacaaataattcctggatccatcccctgATCCCAATTCACACTCAAATGTATAAGTCCTTCCCTGACCCGTAGTCGTCCTTCAGCCAAGTGTCCTCGTAATGAGTTGAGTCATTTTTGCATCATCTCGCTAACAAAGAAgcagacaggagtgaaaaccATGACAGACACGTGTCCAGCTACAGACTAAGATCAGCACTTAATTCtgattaataatgttttttatcaagTTGCTAGTTAAACCAAAACATGtgcattttattaaatgttaaactatttcacagtaaatgttAGTATAAGATTTCAATGCCcagtttatctgtttgtgtgaatgtgacgaCCTCACCTGTTGTTTCTGCTCTTGTCCCCATCAGAGGACATTTCCCGTGTAAGGACTGTGGGATCTGGTACCAGCAGTGAGAGGAACCTGCAGGGCTCACCTCATGTATTACTGCGCCAGCCGCCAGAAGCAGCCGGCCGCAGCCTCGTCGCCGCCGCAGGACAAACCCAAGGACTCGTACCCCAACGAACGGGTCTGCCCCTTCTCACAATGCAACAAGAGCTGCCCCAGCGCCAGCTCCCTGGAGAtccacatgcgcacacacagcGGTGAGAGAAGTGAAATCACTGAGGTCTAATCCCCCAGATTCTTTTTCTGTCCCTCTGACTCATCGTCCGTCTCTGTCCTCCCACAGGTGAACGTCCTTTCGTCTGTCTCATCTGCCTCTCAGCCTTCACCACCAAAGCAAACTGTGAGCGCCACCTTAAggtgcacacagacacgctgAACGGCTTGTGTCACGGCTGCGGCTTTGTCTCCACCACGAGGGACATCCTGTACAGCCACCTGGTCACCAGCCACATGGTGGTGTCAGCCCGGGTCCCGCAGCGAGGTCTACTCCCCGGGGCCGGGCCTTCCCAGCTGCCCCTGTCCACCGGTGAGTCGCACACTGTCGTGTCACTAGAAGACGTTTTCACAACTTCCATCTGGACCAGGAACATTGTGGAGAATACtgtggggttagggttagaaccAGATTATGAACCTGAACTCTCAAACGATCTAgttcagccactagggggcgctgtcttgtcgtccatctttaatcTGTGTTAGTGCTAAAAGAAAACCGAACttcactggaggagagaaatatTCTACatcttcctttttcttctgATGATCTGTTATAATTTACTTTTAGGCATTGAGGAAATATTACAATGATTGAACCTGACGGGGTTCTGGCCGTGTGGTAAAGCGTGTTAGTGTGAGTTAAAACAGCGTTCGATATCAGTGGCTGCTCAGTTTTACTGTTTGCTAACCTCGACTTTCTTTCTCAGGTCTCAGTCCAGGAGACTCTGGTGTGGTGCTGAAGTGTCAGGTGTGCGGCCACAACTCGGACTCTCCCGCCCAGCTTCAGCAGCACGTCCGAACCCACCTGGAGGTCAGGGTCCCAGCCGAGAGGAGCCCCACCCCTCGCCAAATCACCCCCATCGTTAGTCGACGCCCCTCAGCTGTCCTCCTCACGAGAGGGAGCCCCTCGCCTGTGTCCCTAAACCGGACTCGTCCAGCCCGGGCGCTAACGGCAGCTCAGCCACTCCCCGGGACTACAGTTCTCCTGATGCAGCAACCACTGAGCTGAAGATAAAGGAGGAGCCGCATTCAGACTCAGAGATACAACCAATGGAGATCacggaggatggagaggaggaggaggaggaggctggtggAGAGAAGGGGAAGCAAGAAGAAATAAGGAAAACAAGGGACAATAAGGGGAACATCGCCACCTCATCCAGTCGACATCAGGTTCTCCGAAGAGTCCAGCCACCACCACCGTGAAGGCAGAACCAACCAGCCCCACTCCTGGGTCCAGCCCCGCCCCTGTGGGAGGTTGCAGAGTCGGTTCTTCCCGGAGGAGCAATGTTCTTGCCACAGTACATGTTTAACCCCGAGGCGGCCATTTTTGCCACAGGCCTCGGAAATACTGGCAAAAATGTCAGAGATGGTCCACAGTCGTCTGAAACAGGGACACGACGGCGCCTCAGAACAACCCAGCAGCGTTTTTTCCTGCTGGTTCCACCTGCATCCACCACCGCTGCCACTCCACCTCACAAAGGAGCCACCTGCTTTGAGTGCGAACATCACcttcaacaacatcaacaacttCTATTGCACATAAGAGGCTCTACTGCTCCAGCAGGCGCCAGCAGAAGGAGACACCTCGGCTTCAGGCCCTGGATTAACGAGGGATGCCACCTCAGCCTCGGTGCCTTCCAGTGGAGCACATGGCTCCTCTCCGCCTCTCCTCAGGGCGGAGCAGCAAGTAGAGCGTGCCTCGGCTTCTCCTGCGGACTCTGACTCTCCCGCTGGAGCGACAGAACCCAGGAGAGTGGTGGAGTGTGAAGATAGAGACTCCTGCAGTGAGAGAGGGAATATCGTCTTCTTCTGAAGGGGAAGGCGGGGCTACACGTTGTGGGAGGAGGTGGCGTAGGAGGAGAGCAAGCGAAGGCAGCCAGAGATCCAGCGAGCGGTTCTGCCGAGGACCTGGAAGATGATCCCAACAGAACCTTCTGTGTGGCCTGCACATCCGCTTCAGCCGTCATGAGAACTACACTGTTCACAACGTTTCTAACTGCGCGTCACGCCACGACCCAACCAACCACCGATCCGTACACATGGCCAAGGCGACCACCGGAGCAGCCTTCCATCCCCAGCCCATTCGCACACGTAAGCGGAAGAAGATGTACGAGATCCACATGGCCAGAACTGAAGGCTTTagctaatgctgctgctgccgccgccgctgctgctgcttctgctgctgcctctgcccCGTCCCCCTCGTTCTGGGCTTGGCAGTGAAGCAGGAAGTTTCTCCTGGCGCGGCCCGGCGGCTCCAGCCCCGAAGAGACGGCCCAATCGACCTCAGCAAGAGGCCCCGTCTGAGAGATGTTCCACgggcacagcagcagcagcagcatcctcccTGCCCTGCCTCTCACAGACTATCACAAGTGCAACCGCCTGCAGCATCAGCTTCAACAGCATCGAGAACTACCTGGCTCATAAACCTACTACTGCCCCGCCACCACACCTCCAGCCCCACACCTTGGAGCAGCTTCACAGGCTCAAGAGATCCGCCTCTACCTCTCCCAAAAGCAGGCCTCAGCAGGAGCGGCCGGATCTTCTGCACCCGATGGAGGCGAAGGCTCTCCCCGCTGAGTGGGTCGCTCAGACTCGAGGCTCATCGTCCAGCCCTCGTCCGTCTGCCTTACCTGCCTCTGACgccacatctcctcctcatccgACCACCACGCTTGCAGCCATCCCGGGAGCTGGAGCCAAAGGTGCAGGTGCTGGTTCTCCTCAGGTGGGTCTGCCCATACTGCCCCAACAGACCCATCGCTGGTGACCTGATGGAACACTTCAGGACGAACCCACAGCCTTGTTGCGACCATTCAGCCACCGCAGGAGGCCCTGCCGCAGCCAGGCAGCGCAGTCAGCCGCAGCCCCAGCCTTAGTCCCAGAGACGGAGCTGCTGCAAACCATTTCCACAACCCCCAACAGCCAGTCCAGACTGGTGTCCCGGGTTCACAGAGACAGCATCAATGGGCAGGCCAGGAGCGCAACCAATTCTCCTGTTTCCCCGCTGGTAAACAGCACTCCTTCACCTGGGGGTACTTCACCTTCAGCTGGCTCCCCTCTGCCCATGTCCCCCCCAGCGCCTCCCTCTCTGACTTTGTCACCTGTGCCTGAGGTCCTAAGGGAGACGGTGGGATCGTCCCACCTTCCAGACAAAGCCAACGCGACCGTGATCTCCAGTCACATCTCCTCCCCCCAGTCGGCCCAGATCCACGGCCTCAAAACCACAGTGATCTCCCCCGTCCAGAACGGTAACTCCCGCTTCTGCCGACTGTGCAACATCAAGTTCAGCAGCCTCTCCACTTTCATAGCTCATAAGAAATACTACTGCTCTTCCCACAGTGCCGAACACGTCAAGTGAGCCGAGACGTTcacgtcttcctcctcctccttccctcccatTATCTCTCTGAGCGGCGGCTTCCCTTCGCCAAGCTCCAAGAAGCTCGTCCCTCTGTGCCAGTCCTCCCACTCGGGTGCCAAACTGGCGCTCAGCTGACGTGACTATAAATGACAATGAATGACTGTTACTCACCTGACGGGCCCGACGCCCGGCTGCTGCAGGTGGTGTTACGAACACACAGTGATAATCCTCCTTATATGGGTCAAAGTCTGTAGGACACTAAGAGCTGAGACGGACGCTGGTGAGCGTCCTGAGATCGCGCTCTGTCTTCATACCCAACATCTCCCGCTCCCAGGCCTCATTGTATGTTGCATTATGggacattaaaatgtgtgtttatgatggTAGTGATTAGATTCTGACTGTTGGACGGAGACGATGATCTCACAGTAACGATGATGCTGATTTGAATCTTTCCTGAGCTGAGGTGTCGTTTCTCTTCGATGGAAAAGACCTGAtcattgttcatttttttaaggACCTGTGCATAGTGTATGATGTCTGAAGAAATAATTCTATGATGCTTTTGGTTCAACACtggctcttttttttgttgctcacTATAGAAGCTAAAGTGTTTTTA comes from the Hippoglossus hippoglossus isolate fHipHip1 chromosome 6, fHipHip1.pri, whole genome shotgun sequence genome and includes:
- the zfpm1 gene encoding LOW QUALITY PROTEIN: zinc finger protein ZFPM1 (The sequence of the model RefSeq protein was modified relative to this genomic sequence to represent the inferred CDS: inserted 4 bases in 4 codons; deleted 17 bases in 16 codons) — translated: MSRRKQSKPRQIKRSLGDLDGGEENTLDSHSLSGEEGGVSDPDDSLEGDSSSPPSYTPLYNEEPKTQESRGGTNNEDEDGDERGRRHSAGEEEEEGEDEDEAPWRGPDDLEFSEEGGESRVVAGRDLHPDTTWGPYPGILQSKGSTDDEEAKKSKLMCEDPDCWISRVPLTSDPSAANCTIYSRGGELFCKVTRELVAGGGLLASLSPPPPSSPPLARPSPPLGLITQSQAVVKEEPMYPAALRSEIQLLPQQAGMAAILATAIVNSEYFPCKDCGIWYQSERNLQAHLMYYCASRQKQPAAASSPPQDKPKDSYPNERVCPFSQCNKSCPSASSLEIHMRTHSGERPFVCLICLSAFTTKANCERHLKVHTDTLNGLCHGCGFVSTTRDILYSHLVTSHMVCQPGSRSEVYSPGPGLPXLPLSTGLSPGDSGVVLKCQVCGHNSDSPAQLQQHVRTHLEVRVPAERSPTPRQITPIVSRRPSAPPHEREPLACVPKPDSSSPGANGSSATPRDYSSPDAATTELKIKEEPHSDSEIQPMEITEDGEEEEEEAGGEKGKQEEIRKTRDNKGNIATSSXSTSGSPKSPATTTVKAEPTSPTPGSSPAPVGGAESVLPGGAMFLPQYMFNPEAAILPQASEILAKMSEMVHSRLKQGHTAPQNNPAAFFPAGSTASTTAATPPHKGATCFECEITFNNINNFYAHKRLYCSSRRQQKETPRLQALDREYRLLLKGKAGLHVVGGGGVGGEQAKAARDPASGSAEDLEDDPNRTFCVACXIRFSRHENYTVHNVSNCASRHDPTNHRSVHMAKATTGAAFHPQPIRTRKRKKMYEIHMARTEALANAAAAAAAAAASAAASAPSPXVLGLAVKQEVSPGAARRLQPRRDGPIDLSKRPRLRDVPRHSSSSSILPALPLTDYHKCTACSISFNSIENYLAHKPTTAPPPHLQPHTLEQLHRLKRSASTSPKSRPQQERPDLLHPMEAKALPAEWVAQTRGSSSSPRPSALPASDATSPPHPTTTLAAIPGAGAKGAGAGSPRWVCPYCPNRPIAGDLMEHFRTTHSLVATIQPPQEALPQPGSAVSRSPSLSPETELLQTISTTPNSQSRLVSRVHRDSINGQARSATNSPVSPLVNSTPSPGGTSPSAGSPLPMSPPAPPSLTLSPVPEVLRETVGSSHLPDKANATVISSHISSPQSAQIHGLKTTVISPVQNGNSRFCRLCNIKFSSLSTFIAHKKYYCSSHSAEHVK